The Clostridium aceticum genomic interval TGTGATGGAATTACAGCCTACGGATTAGAAAAGTACATATCTTTAGATTTAGGCATGGTGACAACAATGAAGTATTACAGCGGCATTATATTTAAAGGCTTTACAAGAGATTTAGGAACGGTTTTATTGAGTGGAGGTCGTTATGATAGGCTTTTAGAAGACTTTGGCATAGACTGTGCGGCTACTGGTTTTGCATTTATCGTTAATAAAATCACAAAGGCATTGAAAATTCAAGAAAATTTGCAGGTGGAAAGAAACCGACATATTTTAGTAGCAGAATCAGAAGTTTGTCTAGTGACAGCTGAAACGGTAGAAAAGCTTAGGGCTGCAGGGCATATAGTGGAGATTTGTTTGTTGAAGAATCCAAAGGATCTGCAGGAGTATGTGCAGCGGAGAAAAATAGATGAAGTGATAAGAATCAATACCAAGGGTGAGATTGAAGTCCTTGAAGATTTAGGGGGATGGTAGTTTTGGAAACAATAAAAATGGCGATTGCTAAAGGAAGATTGGCAAAATATAGTATTGAACTTTTAGAAGGCATTGGCATAGACTGTCAGGTGCTTAAAGAGGACAATAGGAAGCTGATTTTTTCCCTAGCCAGTCATAACATAGAGGTAATTTTACTAAAGGCAGCAGATGTGCCCACCTATGTAGAGCATGGGGCTGTAGATATGGGGATTGTAGGTAAGGATGTATTGATGGAGCAGGAAAAACAATTATACGAGGTAGTAGATTTAAAATTCGGCAATTGCAAGTTTTCAGTAGCGGGGAAGCCCTCCAATGCAAATGGCAAAAAACATCTTAGGGTAGCTACAAAGTATCCTAACGTTACAAAAAAATACTTTACTGAAAAAGGGCAATCGGTGGAGATCATTCGACAAGAAGGATCGGTGGAATTGGCCCCATTGATGGGGTTGTCGGATGTGATCGTAGATATTGTTGAGACAGGAAAAACCTTAAAGGAGAACGGCCTGGTGGTTTTAGAGGATATTGCCAGCATCAGTGCTAGATTGGTTTTAAATAAAGTGAGTTTCAAAACAAAGAAAAAGGAAATTTCCCCAATTATCGATTTGATTACGGAAAAAGTGAACTAGGAGGACTAAGGAATGATAGATATAATCAACGGCAGCAAGGATGAGCTTTTTGCCACCTTAAAGGAAAGAAGTACTGTAGACTTCAAAGATTATCAACCTCAGGTGGATGAGATATTGCAGGGCATACAGGAGAGAGGAGACGAAGCGCTGCTGGAGTATACAAAAAAGTTTGACGGGGCAGTATTTACACCACAACAAATAGCTGTTACGGAGGAAGAGTTTCAAGGAGCTTATGATGAAGTAGCAGAGGGCTTTGTAGCAGCCCTTAGGCTAGCGATTAAAAATATAAGAGAATACCATGAGAAACAAAAGCAGAATTCATGGTTTACCTCCTCAGAAGGAGTTTTTCTAGGTCAGAAGGTAAGCCCTATAGCCAGCGTGGGGATCTATGTACCTGGAGGAACTGCCGCTTATCCTTCTTCTGTATTGATGAATGCTCTGCCGGCTATTGTAGCAGGAGTAAAGCGTATCGTCATGGTGACACCACCAGGAAAAGAAGGTAAATTATCTCCTGGGGTATTGGTGGCAGCTAAGGAGTTAGGAATTAAAGAGGTTTACAAAGTAGGCGGTGCTCAAGCAGTAGGCGCACTGGCCTTTGGTACCCAGAGTATCCCTAAGGTAGATAAGATCGTAGGACCGGGAAATATCTATGTAGCTACGGCAAAAAGAGCTGTCTATGGCTATGTAGATATCGATATGATTGCAGGGCCCAGTGAGATTTTAGTGTTGGCAGATGAATCCGCTAACCCTAGATACGTGGCGGCAGATTTGCTATCTCAGGCAGAGCATGATCCACTGGCATCTTCCTTACTGATCACCACCAGTGAAGTACTAGCAGAAGAAGTTAAAGAAGAAGTTCTTCGACAGACTGCTTTATTGGAAAGAAAAGAGATTATTGAAAAATCTTTAAAAGACTATGGCAAAATCATTTTGGTCAAGAACCTAGAGGAAGCAGTAGCCTTCGCCAACGAAATAGCACCAGAACATTTGGAACTATGCGTAGAAAAGCCTTTTGAAGTGCTAAACAGCATCGAAAATGCAGGAGCCATCTTTTTAGGGCATTATACACCAGAACCTTTAGGGGATTATTTGGCAGGACCAAATCATGTGTTGCCCACCAGTGGGACAGCGAAGTTTTATTCGCCCCTATCGGTAGAGGATTATATGAAAAAGTCTAGTGTCATCTATTACAGCCAAGAGGCTTTGAAGAAGGTAAAAGATGAGGTAATGATATTAGCGGAAGCAGAGGGGTTAACAGCCCACAAAAATTCAATTAAAGTGAGGTATGAAGAAAATGATTAATAATTTAGTAAAGGAAAATATAAAAAGCCTTGTACCTTATGAAGTGAAGGAATGTGAAACTGTAGCAAAGCTGGACGCCAATGAAAACAACAATGTTGATTACCTACTAAATCAAAAAATTGCAAAGGCTTTGATGGGATTAAAGGTCAACCAATATCCTGATAATGATTGCTGTGAATTAAGAAGAATTTTAGGAAAGCAAGTTAGGCTATCCCCACAGCAGTTGATGATTGGCTGTGGCTCTGATCAAATTATCGCACTGATTCTTCAGGCTTTTATAGGAGAAGGGGATAAAATTTTAGTGCATACTCCTACTTTTGGTATGTATAAAATTTCCACACAGATCGTAGGGGGTACGACGATAGAGGTACCTCTAGGGGAGGACTTTGCCTTCGATTATTATAATTTCGTGAAGGTGATGAGAAAAGAAGAGCCAAAGGTAGTATTTTTAACTAATCCCAACAATCCCACAGGGGGAGTGATTCCTAGAGAACAAATCATTAAAATCATAGAGTATTCTAATGGCATTGTAGTGATTGATGAAGCTTATGTAGAGTTTTATGGAGAAACTACAATGGATCTAGTAAACTATTATCCTAACTTGATTGTGTTAAGAACCTTATCCAAAGGTTATGGTCTAGCGGGGGCTAGGGTAGGCTACGCTGCGGCCTCTAAGGAACTGATGGGGATCTTGTACAAGGTAAAGCCTCCTTACAATGTCAGCAACTTAAGCCAACTGGCGGCGAAGGTATGTCTAGAAAATAAGGACGTATTGGATAGGGTTATCCAAGAAATTGTTGCAGAGCGGGACAACATTGCTCTTCAGCTTAGTGAAATACCAGACATAAAGGTATACAAAAGTCATGGAAATTTCCTTCTATGTAGAATAGGGAAGGCCAAGGAAGTGTATCAGTACTTAGCAGAGCACAAAGTATTGGTGAGATACTTTGGAGAAGAAGGTCCATTAAAAGGGTGTATCCGTATCACGATTGGAACCAAGGAAGAAAATCAGCTGGTGATTAAGCTGTTGATGGAGGCACTAGGTGCAACGAAGGAAATAGCAGTGTAGGGGGATAAAAAATGGAGAAGAGGCAAAGTAGCCTAAAGCGGACTACAGCAGAAACAGATATTCATATTAATATAGAT includes:
- the hisG gene encoding ATP phosphoribosyltransferase — translated: MVVLETIKMAIAKGRLAKYSIELLEGIGIDCQVLKEDNRKLIFSLASHNIEVILLKAADVPTYVEHGAVDMGIVGKDVLMEQEKQLYEVVDLKFGNCKFSVAGKPSNANGKKHLRVATKYPNVTKKYFTEKGQSVEIIRQEGSVELAPLMGLSDVIVDIVETGKTLKENGLVVLEDIASISARLVLNKVSFKTKKKEISPIIDLITEKVN
- the hisD gene encoding histidinol dehydrogenase; translated protein: MIDIINGSKDELFATLKERSTVDFKDYQPQVDEILQGIQERGDEALLEYTKKFDGAVFTPQQIAVTEEEFQGAYDEVAEGFVAALRLAIKNIREYHEKQKQNSWFTSSEGVFLGQKVSPIASVGIYVPGGTAAYPSSVLMNALPAIVAGVKRIVMVTPPGKEGKLSPGVLVAAKELGIKEVYKVGGAQAVGALAFGTQSIPKVDKIVGPGNIYVATAKRAVYGYVDIDMIAGPSEILVLADESANPRYVAADLLSQAEHDPLASSLLITTSEVLAEEVKEEVLRQTALLERKEIIEKSLKDYGKIILVKNLEEAVAFANEIAPEHLELCVEKPFEVLNSIENAGAIFLGHYTPEPLGDYLAGPNHVLPTSGTAKFYSPLSVEDYMKKSSVIYYSQEALKKVKDEVMILAEAEGLTAHKNSIKVRYEEND
- the hisC gene encoding histidinol-phosphate transaminase — encoded protein: MINNLVKENIKSLVPYEVKECETVAKLDANENNNVDYLLNQKIAKALMGLKVNQYPDNDCCELRRILGKQVRLSPQQLMIGCGSDQIIALILQAFIGEGDKILVHTPTFGMYKISTQIVGGTTIEVPLGEDFAFDYYNFVKVMRKEEPKVVFLTNPNNPTGGVIPREQIIKIIEYSNGIVVIDEAYVEFYGETTMDLVNYYPNLIVLRTLSKGYGLAGARVGYAAASKELMGILYKVKPPYNVSNLSQLAAKVCLENKDVLDRVIQEIVAERDNIALQLSEIPDIKVYKSHGNFLLCRIGKAKEVYQYLAEHKVLVRYFGEEGPLKGCIRITIGTKEENQLVIKLLMEALGATKEIAV